One window of the Mycoplasmopsis anatis genome contains the following:
- a CDS encoding sigma factor-like helix-turn-helix DNA-binding protein, with product MSKEIIIDENEYYVSLYEKYKNFLTQTQSQNFYLYYFEDLSYAEIAKISATTRAAAQDSIKKAKMKLKKIHESIDE from the coding sequence ATGAGTAAAGAAATAATCATTGATGAAAACGAATATTATGTTTCACTTTACGAAAAATACAAGAACTTTTTAACTCAAACTCAAAGTCAAAATTTCTATTTATATTATTTTGAAGATCTTTCTTATGCTGAAATTGCTAAAATAAGTGCCACTACTAGAGCAGCAGCACAAGATTCAATCAAAAAAGCTAAAATGAAGTTGAAGAAAATTCACGAAAGTATTGATGAATAA